The Brassica oleracea var. oleracea cultivar TO1000 chromosome C7, BOL, whole genome shotgun sequence sequence AACACAATAGCAGCTGCTCGAGGCAAGTATTCTTCTAGCTTAGATCTAAGCCGAGAGTGCCCAGGAACATCAACAAGATGAACGGGCTTTGTTTTCTGTCAAACAAACACGGCAATGTCTGTTTAGTAGTCCACAAAAAAAAACACTTTAGCGTCTTAAACAAAACTAAAGTGAAGATGTATCTTTACCTGTGTGTTTTCAGTGTGGAGCACAAAGGTGCCTTCGTTAGGTTCCATTGACGTCACAGAACCCTGATGAGAAGATCCATCTCGGAGCTGTTATCAAATGCAAATCAACTCGTCTATTAATCTCCAAGAGGAACACTATGAGGGATTTGACCGGAAGACATACTTGGAATGAGGAAAGGAACAAAAAACCATAAACACTCACTCGATAGAAGAGAACGGTTTTGCCACTTCCGCTTAAACCAGAGAGGAGTACAGTATTGGACTTCGTACGCCTGAACAAGCGAACTGCACAAGGCAACAGAAGCGACAACATTCATTAACCACCAAAACATTTGATTTTTTATTTATTTAACGTATAACCAAAAGGAGATATTCCAAAGACATAAAAAAAAAATTGGAAACAAGAAACACAGAAGCACCTTAACACTCAGTGAGCTTATACAAGTCTAAAGTGGCATCTTGAAAACATCAAACTCCTCTCAACCACAAACAAGAATGCAACAAAATTATCGCAGTTTTATACATAGATAAAAAAAAAAATCTATGCCTACTACAAACAGAGTAATATCCAGATCCGAATATAAAACTCAAGAAGAATGTGATGTCTACTACTTACTGGAGAAGAAGAAGAGGATAGTAAATAACAGAACGCCAACGGCAGCATAAAGTTGATTCGGTGGTATTTGTTGAACAAATTCAGTTCCTTGATTCAACCATTGCTCCGCCACAATCTTCAAATCCTCCAAGTTCTTCTCCATTGATTCCACCGCTTCGTCTGCATTAAAAACACAACGATTTTAAGCTCCAAGGAAACACGAGTAAGCTGCAGACAAATTTAATGATCAAAGAGCAAAGAACTCAACAGCTAGAAAGATAAGCTAAAGTGATCAGCTTCTTTCAGGCATTTTAACGAACAGATCTTGTGCAATCCATCAGTACTTGTGTATATGAGCAAGGGCTCAATTTATATGGAAATTCTCAGGATAAATTCACAAAAAGTTAAATAATTCGCAGATCAACGAGGAAAACACACACACATACACATTTGATTCAAACACCGATACTTACAAAACTCAGATCGAAAAAGGAGAAATTGTAAAACCCTAGATCCAGAAAATAAACAACGAGAATTGAGAGAATGTGCCGGAAAATAAGAGAACGAGGTATAGAAAAGAGAAGAAACTCACTCACTGATGAGAAGTACGGCAGAAGATGAGAGATTCGTTCTCAAGATGAGAATACGAGAGAGAGAGAGGTTTGGTTGGTATATTTTGAAGTTGGTCAAGGGTATTATAGTCAGATCCAGGGATAAATCTGACTTAAACAAGTTACGTATCTGAGTCAACGCATATAATAGTTAGCGATCGGTTTAAATTGGAACCAATAATTAAACCAAACTCTATATTGCTACAGATTCAATGCCACTTGATTACCTTTTTTGGATCACTAACTACAGAAATGCCTTTAGCAATCAAATTATGACAACAGAATATAAATCCCCTTATTATTAAAAGATAAACATGTTTTTAAGAATAACTTTAAATTGGTTAATTATCTAACATATTTAATTATTTACATTAACGATAAACCAACTATAAATTTGATTTTTTTTAATTATAATAAAATCTGTTGAAAAAGAATCTAACAAAATTTTACTTAATGTTTTTAATATTTTTATAAATAACACATTAATTAATTCCGTTCAAGATAATATAATAATATTATAAATCAATATTAACTAGAATATTATTATAAAACAAGAAAATAAAAATCCTACACTATTTTTTATAAATTCTATAATTATATTATGTATTATATAAAAATAGAAGTGCATATGAATTAAATATGAGAAAATTATATTAAATAGGTAAATTTACAAATTTTATTTTTAAAATTGTTTCATTTAAATAAATTATCACTCACCATTAAAATGGGTTAAAAATTTTAAATTATATAATATTTATGCAAAATTAAATTTATTAACATAGGTTAAACTTTTAATATCTACAACTTTTTTTTTTTTTTGAAACTCTCAAAAATATATTTTTAAAAAATGTTTATATAAAAAATATAATCGTATATAATAATCTTTAGTTCATATACTATTTAAAAACTATGCTATTAGAAAACTATCAAATTTTAATAAGGGAAATTGTCAAAAATACCATTTCAAAATATCACTTTTCATGTTTACACTAATCACTTTTACCCTCATCTTTAATGAAAGGTAAAAGACATTTATAACCTTTTGAATAACTTTGACAAAAAAAAAATATGGTTAACTAATCTAAACTTAAAACATCAACTCTAAACCCTAAATCATCAACTTTAAACTCTAAACCATGAAACATCAACTCTAAACACTAAAACCGAAACATCAACTCTAAACCCTAAACCCTAAACCTTCAAATCTAAACCCTAAAACATCAACTCTAAACCCTAAACGTAAACCCTAAACCCTAAATCTAAACTTAAAACATCAACTTTAAACCCTAAATTATCAACTCTAAACCCTAAACCATGAAACATTAACTCTAAACCCTAAACCCCAAAACATCAACTCTAAACCCTAAACATTAAACCTTCAAATCTAAAACCTAAAACATCAACTCTAAACCCTAAAACACTAAACCTTCAAATCTAAACCCTAAAACATCAACTCTAAACCCTAAACGTAAATTATAAACCTTAAAACCCTAAATCTTCAAATATAAACCCTAAAACATCAACTCTAGGGTTTTAGGGTTTAGGGTTTAGGATTTAGGGTTTAGGATTTAGAGTTTACTTTTAGGGTTTAGGGTTTAGTGTTGATGGTTTAGGGTTTAGATTTGAAGTTTAGGGTTTAGGGTTTAGAGTTGATGTTTTAGGGTTTATGGTTAATTTTTTAGGGTTTAGGATTTAGAGTTTACTTTTAGGGTTTAGGGTTTAGTGTTGATGGTTTAGGGTTTAGATTTGAAGTTTAGGGTTTAGGGTTTAGAGTTGATGTTTCGGGGTTTAGGGTTTAGAGTTGATGTTTCAGGATTTAGGGCTCGTATTTCAAAAATAATAGGTTTAGGATTGATGGTTTAGGGTTTAGGGTTCGTATTTCAAAAAAAAATAGGGTTTATGATTGATGGTTTAGGGTTTAGATTTGAATTTTAGGGTTTGGGGTTTGAATTTCGAAATAGTATAATTCGAAAAAAATTAAAAAAATTATTTTTTATTTTTATTTCATTTTTATTTATTTAAATATTTATTTATTATATATATAAAAACAAGGACATAAGAGTCTTTTGCCACTTAATGAAGAATG is a genomic window containing:
- the LOC106302047 gene encoding signal recognition particle receptor subunit beta encodes the protein MEKNLEDLKIVAEQWLNQGTEFVQQIPPNQLYAAVGVLLFTILFFFSIRLFRRTKSNTVLLSGLSGSGKTVLFYRLRDGSSHQGSVTSMEPNEGTFVLHTENTQKTKPVHLVDVPGHSRLRSKLEEYLPRAAAIVFIVDALEFLPNCRAASEYLYDILTNASVVKNKIPVLLCCNKTDKITAHTKEFIRKQMEKEIEKLRVSRSAVSTADIANDFTLGIEGEVFSFSHCLNKVTVAEASGLTGQTEQVQEFIREYVKP